A single genomic interval of Candidatus Margulisiibacteriota bacterium harbors:
- the kdpC gene encoding potassium-transporting ATPase subunit KdpC produces MERHALIAAKLLLLTLVLFGVVYPGLITGLAQLLYPIQANGSLISISGQTAGSALIGQSFAKPEYFQPRPSAAGSGYDASSSGGSNLGPTSQALYNRVTTEVIRLVNQNPSLESGSIPVDMVTSSASGLDPDITPANANAQIDRVAKARGISTEIIRKLVADNITGRQFGFLGESRVNVLSLNLALDRLSGEATVGK; encoded by the coding sequence ATGGAACGGCACGCGCTGATCGCCGCAAAATTATTATTGTTAACCCTGGTTTTGTTCGGGGTCGTCTATCCCGGACTGATTACCGGCCTGGCACAACTCCTCTATCCTATCCAGGCCAACGGCAGCCTGATCTCAATATCAGGCCAGACCGCCGGCTCGGCTTTGATCGGTCAATCATTCGCCAAGCCGGAATATTTTCAGCCGCGCCCTTCCGCCGCCGGTTCCGGTTACGACGCCTCCTCCTCCGGCGGCTCCAACCTGGGCCCGACCAGCCAGGCTTTATATAATCGAGTGACAACCGAAGTCATCAGGCTCGTCAACCAAAACCCCTCTCTGGAATCCGGATCGATCCCGGTCGACATGGTCACCAGTTCGGCCAGCGGGCTTGATCCCGACATTACGCCAGCTAATGCCAACGCTCAGATCGACCGGGTCGCCAAGGCCCGCGGCATATCAACGGAAATCATCAGAAAACTAGTCGCCGACAACATAACCGGACGGCAGTTCGGTTTTCTCGGCGAAAGCAGAGTCAACGTCCTAAGCTTGAACCTGGCCCTTGATCGACTCAGCGGGGAGGCAACAGTTGGAAAATAA
- a CDS encoding sensor histidine kinase KdpD produces MENKRGKLKIFLGAVAGVGKTFKMLSEAHRRISRGEEIVIGLIESHGRPATAALLKGIEQVPLKAIDYRGTTFYEVDTHAIIARHPQYVLIDELAHTNVPGTIHVKRWQSIEAVLAAGINVITTLNVQHIESLNDAIFQLTGVRVKETVPDSVVDNADEIELVDLTPEALINRLERGDVYKGEKVPQALANFFRKENLAALRELALRRTADE; encoded by the coding sequence TTGGAAAATAAACGCGGTAAATTAAAGATCTTTCTCGGCGCCGTCGCCGGCGTCGGTAAAACTTTTAAGATGCTCTCGGAAGCGCACCGGCGGATCTCCCGCGGCGAAGAGATCGTCATCGGCCTCATCGAATCGCACGGCCGCCCGGCGACCGCCGCCCTGCTCAAAGGGATCGAACAGGTCCCGTTAAAAGCGATCGACTACCGCGGCACTACTTTTTATGAAGTCGATACCCACGCGATCATCGCCCGCCATCCACAATACGTCCTGATCGATGAACTCGCTCACACCAACGTCCCGGGAACAATCCACGTCAAACGCTGGCAAAGCATTGAAGCGGTCCTGGCGGCTGGGATCAACGTCATCACCACCCTTAACGTCCAGCACATTGAAAGCCTCAACGACGCCATCTTCCAGTTGACCGGGGTCAGGGTCAAAGAGACCGTCCCCGACTCGGTCGTCGACAACGCCGACGAGATCGAACTGGTCGATCTGACGCCAGAAGCACTGATCAACCGGCTGGAACGGGGAGACGTTTACAAAGGGGAAAAAGTCCCCCAGGCCCTCGCCAATTTCTTCCGCAAGGAAAATCTAGCCGCCCTGCGCGAACTCGCCTTAAGGCGGACCGCCGATGAA